catccatccatcTTCTTCCCTCTAAATAATTAGCTCATCCATTAAACCAAACCCTAATCACTCCCACTCCcctttcctcttcttctatttctttccCCAAACCCCCTCCTCaaaatccaattttaaaaaaatgctcCGCTTTCTCTACCGCCGTCTCCGATCCCGGTGGCCGCTCCTCGTCTTCTCCGCCTCCTGGACCCTTCTTTTGACGCTCACCGTCGCCGCTGCCTCCTTCGCCCCTGAGCTCGCCTTCGCCTCCGCTATTTCTCCGTCCTCCTCTTTTGCTGCCGAGTGCAAGTCCGATGGTTTGGTCAGGGTTCCGATGGATATCCCGGGAGACGTTCTTTGCGTTCCGGATCGCTTGTTTAGAAAATCGGGGATTGATTTGATTGTCCCTCCTATTTTTGCCGCGGTTGTAGTGGCTGGTTCCGCTTGCTTTGTTAGGGCTTTGGGCCTATGGGCCGACGACGACGATGATGCCCTTTAATTGGCCTCTTTTGGGCCGCATTTGTTCTAGGGCCGactttgtccattttttttcacaactTCTCGTTTCATTTCTATTATACTTTTGATTCTTAATTGATGCCCTTTTGCGATTTTGTGAACAAATACAACAACTCTAAAGAATTTTCTTTATGAGTCATGGGTATCTCAAATTTGGTTAGTCGAAAAGCACCATCACGAACTAAAAACGAGCCTAAAGGTGATGAAACATAAATCCAAGACTAAGTCTATGCTTTCTAAACATAATGGAATTTGATTGATAGATAAATCATAATGAACTTCAATTGCATTCATAATTGGTTTGTTGTTTATGGATATAATGGGTcctgtattttttaatatgtacaTAACAAgcaacaacaaaaacacaattatCATTGATGGATTACATTTTGATAGTAATatgctatatttttatatgaaatgagtgaattgatacaataaaatatcaacCATAATGCACCATTTGAATTAACTATATACCAAAGTTAGGTGACCtatgattttatatatttatacatgaTCAATTGAGGTTCCATCAGTTGACATAGGCAGCTCATTCTTATTAGATTGTGCTATCTTCAAAACTGGAGCTTCTTCTACGTGGCCACTTCCTCCATGTTGTTGAACTATCAATATTGAAGATGTTATTCCCTTGCCAGAGCTGGCCAATATGTCTCCCACTGGCCCCAACTCCGCGTGCTCTGCTGGTCGGTCCGCTAGTTTCATCACCAAGCTCGAGGGAACCCGACCTTTCCCGACCACGATTAGGTCGTAACTGTCTTCCTTCCCAAGGGCTACCACCCCTTCAACTATCATGTTTGTGCTGCTGACCTCCTTCTCTTTGTACTCAACTGTTGCTTCCCATTTGCTTTTGAATTCTGCCAATGCTGCTTCATCTACCTCCTGTTTTGCATTGTATTTGTTTGGTGAGTTTACTAAGCAATTAAATTCGTTTGTATTCTAACAATGaacaatttaatcttttagacattgattaatttaattttgattttgaagaagCAAACATTTTTCCTCTTTGTTTCATACAATGATATGCATTTTTGTTAAGTAAAATAGTTATCTTATCCAAATACTACAACACAAATAcgacattttaaaagtgttatttgtttaattttcaatatttagctttgttttttaaaccaataatgaaaaagtagataacaagaaaaaaattaaaatgaaagtgaTATTTAGTTTTCgtttcaaagaagaaaaaaacaaaataattaccgAATAACCTatagttatttgattttaaaactataacaaattAGCTATTAATCTTTAACAAATGTAAcaatttagattatattttttaaatacaattatcTTGGTCaattttgtaacattttagTGGTTGTATgcaaaattgtcatttttattatttaacaattaaattttttataattttataaagaaactTACCCCTTAATTAGCTTATCTTAGTgacttttgttaatttgtaATAGTACTATTTTAGGATAAggagtaataaaatattaaaactatttacaaaatatataaaaaaaatctttattttgtaaatagttttgttttttttctactcataacatattttaatataaattagtGGATagattattgttataatttttaaagtaaaattactaaatttttgtttttatgaaaatccaagacaaaaattgatttttaactctaataaatttttaaatggaaaagactaaaatctttttaaaaaatattattttttccaaataaaaattgtgaagtatttagagaaaaaattaccttttctttttcccg
This is a stretch of genomic DNA from Cucumis sativus cultivar 9930 chromosome 4, Cucumber_9930_V3, whole genome shotgun sequence. It encodes these proteins:
- the LOC101207834 gene encoding uncharacterized protein LOC101207834, whose protein sequence is MLRFLYRRLRSRWPLLVFSASWTLLLTLTVAAASFAPELAFASAISPSSSFAAECKSDGLVRVPMDIPGDVLCVPDRLFRKSGIDLIVPPIFAAVVVAGSACFVRALGLWADDDDDAL